From one Plantibacter flavus genomic stretch:
- a CDS encoding DUF3566 domain-containing protein produces MSSSVAEKLAKKSTKRTSTKQVRLKLVYIDFWSAVKLSFLAAIAVAVVIVVFFFLVYTVLNTTGVFTKVGGLFTDIAGPGNNILQYVNLPQVMAFAGIVALLNLIVITLMGALLAGLYNLSVKITGGLLVGFTNN; encoded by the coding sequence ATGAGCAGTAGCGTCGCAGAGAAGTTGGCCAAGAAGTCGACCAAACGCACCAGCACCAAGCAGGTGCGCCTGAAGCTGGTGTACATCGACTTCTGGTCGGCGGTGAAGCTGTCGTTCCTGGCGGCGATCGCGGTCGCCGTGGTCATCGTGGTGTTCTTCTTCCTCGTCTACACCGTGCTGAACACCACCGGTGTCTTCACGAAGGTCGGTGGCCTGTTCACCGACATCGCGGGCCCGGGGAACAACATCCTGCAGTACGTCAACCTGCCGCAGGTCATGGCCTTCGCGGGCATCGTGGCGCTGCTCAACCTCATCGTCATCACGCTGATGGGAGCCCTCCTCGCGGGGCTCTACAACCTCAGCGTGAAGATCACGGGTGGCCTGCTCGTCGGGTTCACCAACAACTGA
- the gyrA gene encoding DNA gyrase subunit A, with the protein MADETNDEITVPDEDHGVHGRIDQVDLQLEMQRSYLDYAMSVIVGRALPDVRDGLKPVHRRVIYAMYDGGYRPDRSFSKCARVVGDVMGQFHPHGDTAIYDALVRLVQPWSMRYPLALGQGNFGSPGNDGAAAPRYTETKMAPLAMEMVRDIDEETVDFQPNYDGESQEPVVLPARFPNLLVNGSVGIAVGMATNIPPHNLREVADGALWHLANPEASREELLEALMQRIKGPDFPTGAQILGVKGIQDAYRTGRGSITMRAVVNVEEIQGRTCLVVTELPYQVNPDNLALKIADLVKEGRLGGVADIRDETSGRTGQRLVIVLKRDAVAKVVLNNLYKHTQLQDNFGANMLAIVDGIPRTLPLDGFITNWVTHQVEVIVRRTVFRLRKKEERAHILRGYLKALDALDEVIALIRRSPSADEARTGLMDLLEIDELQASAILDMQLRRLAALERQKIIDEAAEIEAQIADLKDILAKPVRQREIVSEELTAIVDKYGDDRRTEIMFGFDGDMNMEDLIPEEEMVITVTRGGYIKRTRSDNYRQQHRGGKGVKGAQLRADDVVDHFFVTTTHHWLLFFTTKGRVYRAKAYELQEAGRDAKGQHVANLLAMQPDEEIAEILDIRDYEAATYLVLATHDGLVKKTALSEYDTNRSGGIIAINLREGDELTSALLVENDSDVLLVSRKGMSIRFTASDETLRPMGRATSGVIGMHFRDDDKLLSASVLPSVEGEEREAFVFVVTEGGYAKRTNIDQYRGQNRGGLGIKVAKLNDDRGTLAGALIVDESDEVLVVLASGKVVRSAVAEVPAKGRDTMGVVFARFAESDRIIALAKNSDRNLETQDVPETVADAAASEGAEPEASVPDETPAMKEEVDEQ; encoded by the coding sequence ATGGCAGACGAAACCAACGACGAGATCACGGTCCCGGACGAGGACCACGGCGTGCACGGACGGATCGACCAGGTCGACCTGCAGCTCGAGATGCAGCGCAGCTACCTCGACTACGCGATGAGCGTCATCGTCGGCCGCGCCCTGCCCGACGTCCGCGACGGCCTCAAGCCCGTCCACCGCCGCGTGATCTACGCGATGTACGACGGCGGCTACCGCCCCGACCGCTCGTTCTCCAAGTGCGCGCGCGTCGTCGGCGACGTCATGGGTCAGTTCCACCCGCACGGTGACACCGCCATCTACGACGCGCTCGTGCGCCTCGTCCAGCCGTGGAGCATGCGGTACCCGTTGGCGCTCGGCCAGGGCAACTTCGGCTCACCGGGCAACGACGGCGCGGCAGCCCCTCGATACACCGAGACGAAGATGGCCCCGCTCGCCATGGAGATGGTGCGCGACATCGACGAGGAGACCGTCGACTTCCAGCCCAACTACGACGGCGAGTCCCAGGAGCCGGTCGTCCTGCCGGCGCGCTTCCCGAACCTCCTCGTCAACGGGTCCGTCGGCATCGCGGTCGGCATGGCGACGAACATCCCGCCGCACAACCTCCGCGAGGTCGCCGACGGTGCCCTCTGGCACCTGGCGAACCCCGAGGCCAGCCGGGAAGAGCTCCTCGAGGCGCTCATGCAGCGCATCAAGGGGCCGGACTTCCCGACCGGCGCGCAGATCCTCGGTGTCAAGGGCATCCAGGACGCCTACCGTACGGGTCGCGGTTCCATCACGATGCGGGCCGTCGTGAACGTCGAGGAGATCCAGGGTCGGACCTGCCTCGTCGTCACCGAGCTCCCGTACCAGGTGAACCCCGACAACCTCGCGCTGAAGATCGCCGACCTCGTCAAGGAGGGTCGTCTCGGCGGCGTCGCCGACATCCGCGACGAGACCTCCGGTCGCACCGGCCAGCGGCTCGTCATCGTGCTGAAGCGCGATGCGGTCGCGAAGGTCGTCCTCAACAACCTCTACAAGCACACGCAGCTGCAGGACAACTTCGGCGCGAACATGCTCGCGATCGTCGACGGCATCCCGCGGACGCTGCCGCTCGACGGGTTCATCACCAACTGGGTGACGCACCAGGTCGAGGTCATCGTCCGCCGCACCGTGTTCCGACTCCGCAAGAAGGAGGAGCGCGCACACATCCTCCGCGGCTACCTGAAGGCGCTCGACGCCCTCGACGAGGTCATCGCGCTCATCCGCCGTTCACCGTCCGCCGATGAGGCACGCACGGGCCTCATGGACCTCCTCGAGATCGATGAGCTCCAGGCCAGCGCGATCCTCGACATGCAGCTGCGTCGTCTCGCCGCCCTCGAGCGTCAGAAGATCATCGACGAGGCAGCCGAGATCGAAGCGCAGATCGCCGACCTCAAGGACATCCTCGCGAAGCCGGTCCGCCAGCGCGAGATCGTCAGCGAGGAACTGACCGCGATCGTCGACAAGTACGGCGACGACCGCCGCACCGAGATCATGTTCGGTTTCGACGGCGACATGAACATGGAAGACCTGATCCCCGAAGAGGAGATGGTCATCACCGTCACCCGCGGCGGGTACATCAAGCGCACGCGGAGCGACAACTACCGTCAGCAGCACCGCGGTGGCAAGGGCGTCAAGGGTGCCCAGCTGCGCGCGGACGACGTGGTCGACCACTTCTTCGTGACGACGACGCACCACTGGCTCCTCTTCTTCACCACGAAGGGCCGCGTGTACCGCGCGAAGGCCTACGAGCTGCAGGAGGCCGGCCGCGACGCCAAGGGCCAGCACGTCGCCAACCTGCTCGCCATGCAGCCGGATGAGGAGATCGCCGAGATCCTCGACATCCGCGACTACGAGGCCGCGACGTACCTGGTCCTCGCGACACACGACGGCCTCGTCAAGAAGACGGCGCTCTCGGAGTACGACACCAACCGTTCGGGCGGCATCATCGCGATCAACCTGCGCGAGGGCGACGAGCTCACCTCCGCGCTGCTCGTGGAGAACGACAGCGACGTCCTGCTCGTGTCGCGCAAGGGCATGTCGATCCGCTTCACGGCGAGCGACGAGACCCTGCGGCCGATGGGACGCGCGACGAGCGGCGTCATCGGCATGCACTTCCGCGACGACGACAAGCTGCTCTCGGCGTCGGTGCTGCCGTCCGTCGAGGGTGAGGAACGCGAGGCGTTCGTCTTCGTCGTGACCGAGGGCGGCTACGCGAAGCGCACCAACATCGACCAGTACCGCGGCCAGAATCGCGGCGGTCTGGGCATCAAGGTGGCCAAGCTGAACGACGATCGAGGCACCCTCGCGGGCGCCCTGATCGTCGACGAGAGCGACGAGGTCCTTGTGGTTCTTGCCAGTGGCAAGGTGGTAAGGTCTGCCGTGGCCGAAGTTCCAGCGAAGGGGCGCGACACGATGGGCGTCGTCTTCGCGCGTTTCGCGGAGAGCGACCGAATCATCGCGCTGGCCAAGAACAGTGACCGAAACCTTGAGACCCAGGATGTTCCGGAGACGGTTGCAGACGCAGCCGCCTCGGAGGGTGCAGAACCCGAGGCATCCGTGCCGGACGAGACTCCGGCGATGAAGGAAGAAGTAGATGAGCAGTAG
- a CDS encoding NUDIX hydrolase produces MDIRVAAYAVIVDERGMLLSHWNESGHSGWTLPGGGIDPGEDPADAAVREVFEETGYHAELDELIGVDSQVVPVERRLSTAASGPLHTLRIVYRAHLVGGTLTYEADGSTDYAAWYPLEEVGSLDRVSLVDVGRRFAGLI; encoded by the coding sequence ATGGATATCCGCGTCGCTGCATATGCCGTCATCGTCGACGAACGGGGCATGCTGCTCTCCCATTGGAACGAGAGCGGACACAGCGGATGGACGCTCCCCGGCGGCGGGATCGACCCCGGTGAGGACCCGGCCGACGCGGCGGTCCGCGAAGTGTTCGAGGAGACCGGCTACCACGCCGAGCTCGACGAGCTGATCGGCGTCGACTCGCAGGTCGTGCCGGTCGAGCGCCGGCTCAGCACGGCTGCCTCCGGGCCGCTCCACACGCTGCGCATCGTGTACCGGGCGCACCTCGTCGGCGGCACGCTGACCTACGAGGCCGACGGCAGCACTGATTATGCCGCGTGGTACCCGCTCGAGGAGGTCGGCTCACTCGACCGTGTCAGCCTGGTCGACGTCGGACGACGCTTCGCCGGCCTCATCTGA